One Candidatus Tanganyikabacteria bacterium genomic region harbors:
- a CDS encoding TlpA family protein disulfide reductase, producing the protein MARFTEWLRRWGGTLLVVGVLIWLYARGEGAGDLAGDRPEFTLPRLGGGEVTLSKLDGYVRVVDFWATWCGPCKLMMPQFETLHRKYRDKGVLMIGVAIDDPEAVRRFVAEHGVGYTILFGDERVTQAFGGIPGIPTTFVLDKQGRIVNRHVGFRPVQVLEADIAGLI; encoded by the coding sequence ATGGCGCGGTTCACCGAATGGCTCCGCCGCTGGGGCGGCACCCTCCTGGTCGTGGGGGTGCTGATCTGGCTGTACGCCCGGGGAGAGGGAGCGGGCGACCTGGCCGGGGATCGGCCCGAATTCACGTTGCCGCGCCTGGGGGGCGGCGAGGTGACGCTCTCGAAGTTGGACGGCTATGTCCGGGTGGTGGACTTCTGGGCGACCTGGTGCGGGCCCTGCAAGCTGATGATGCCGCAATTCGAGACCCTGCACCGCAAGTACCGCGACAAGGGGGTCCTCATGATCGGCGTGGCCATCGACGATCCCGAGGCCGTGCGCCGCTTCGTGGCCGAGCACGGCGTGGGCTACACCATTCTCTTTGGCGATGAGCGCGTGACCCAGGCCTTCGGCGGCATCCCGGGGATCCCGACCACGTTCGTCCTGGACAAGCAAGGCCGGATCGTCAACCGCCACGTGGGGTTCCGCCCGGTGCAAGTCCTGGAGGCCGACATCGCCGGCCTGATATGA
- a CDS encoding DUF1292 domain-containing protein, translated as MAIPDTITLEDVDGNSVEMSVIGTGAAECQGERRTYLALMPAEAWDGDEAIALIVRWIEAEGVVAIEDDDEFQAALDALEMEA; from the coding sequence ATGGCGATCCCTGACACGATCACCCTCGAGGACGTGGACGGCAACAGCGTCGAAATGAGCGTCATCGGCACCGGCGCCGCCGAGTGCCAGGGGGAGCGACGGACCTACCTCGCGCTGATGCCGGCGGAGGCCTGGGACGGCGACGAGGCGATCGCCCTCATCGTACGCTGGATCGAGGCCGAGGGCGTGGTGGCCATCGAAGACGACGACGAGTTCCAGGCCGCCCTGGACGCCCTGGAGATGGAGGCGTAG
- a CDS encoding esterase family protein, with protein sequence MRKEVHRWYSHRIGREMPIAVYGHFGFPLLFFPTAAADFEEYERFYLIEVLRPWLEAGKVKCYSIDSVNGYTWMNDRIHPSERARRHEFYDSYVVNEVVPFIWNNLGGRAGIITTGASMGAFHAANFLFRHPEIFGGTVAMSGAYDLTPWTGGYMDENIYFNSPLHYLPNLHDHWYLEKLRARGRNIHILTGQGPYEAPHQSKKLSAILWDKGIWHDCDLWGHDWPHDWPTWRKMLPAFVNYHTS encoded by the coding sequence ATGCGAAAGGAAGTCCACCGCTGGTACAGTCACCGCATCGGGCGCGAGATGCCCATCGCGGTATACGGCCACTTCGGTTTCCCCCTCCTGTTCTTTCCGACCGCCGCGGCGGATTTCGAGGAGTATGAGCGCTTCTACCTGATCGAGGTGCTCCGGCCCTGGCTCGAGGCCGGCAAGGTCAAGTGCTACTCCATCGACAGCGTCAACGGCTACACCTGGATGAACGACCGCATCCACCCGTCCGAGCGGGCGCGGCGCCACGAGTTCTACGACTCCTATGTCGTCAACGAGGTCGTGCCATTTATCTGGAACAACCTGGGCGGCCGCGCCGGCATCATCACGACCGGCGCCAGCATGGGCGCGTTCCACGCGGCCAACTTCCTCTTCCGCCATCCTGAAATCTTCGGCGGGACGGTCGCCATGAGCGGGGCGTACGACCTGACTCCCTGGACCGGCGGCTACATGGACGAAAACATCTACTTCAACTCGCCGTTGCACTACCTGCCCAACCTGCACGACCACTGGTACCTCGAAAAACTGCGGGCGCGGGGCAGAAACATCCACATCCTCACCGGCCAGGGCCCCTACGAGGCGCCGCATCAGTCCAAGAAGCTCTCGGCGATCCTCTGGGACAAGGGCATCTGGCACGACTGCGACCTGTGGGGCCACGACTGGCCGCACGACTGGCCTACCTGGCGCAAGATGCTGCCGGCCTTCGTCAACTACCACACCAGCTAG
- the ribD gene encoding bifunctional diaminohydroxyphosphoribosylaminopyrimidine deaminase/5-amino-6-(5-phosphoribosylamino)uracil reductase RibD yields the protein MPTDADLMRRALGLAGRGRGWVNPNPMVGAVVVSPAGEIVAEGYHPRVGGPHAEVVALAAAGEAARGATLYVTLEPCTHHGRTPPCTDAILRAGVSRVVYACDDENPLTAGRGKAVLEAAGIAVVTAVEEAAARELNAPFFKFVRTRMPYVLCKMAASLDGKIATASGASKWISGPEARALVQEWRATYAGVMVGIGTVLADDPGLRCQLPGAHEAARVVVDPLAATPLTARLFEGEGPVFIAVGPAASPEAIQRLRERGARIVICPKRSSAGETPGESLQTSVVSAGGVQPESPGGTGAESTGGASERSIGRKGPPLEGIDLTVLLRELSHNAVSSLLCEGGGGLNAALLRQGLIDKIAIFLAPLLLGGARAPTVVDGSDLADLSAAIRVSGLRARPIGDDILLEGEIQQA from the coding sequence TTGCCGACTGACGCCGACCTGATGCGCCGGGCCCTGGGCCTGGCCGGCCGCGGCCGGGGCTGGGTCAACCCCAACCCGATGGTCGGAGCGGTGGTCGTCTCGCCTGCCGGCGAAATCGTGGCGGAAGGCTACCATCCTCGCGTGGGCGGCCCCCATGCCGAGGTCGTGGCCCTCGCAGCCGCGGGAGAGGCGGCGCGCGGGGCGACGCTGTACGTGACGCTGGAGCCTTGCACCCACCACGGCAGGACCCCGCCGTGCACCGACGCGATCCTTCGGGCGGGAGTCTCGCGGGTGGTCTACGCCTGCGACGACGAGAACCCGCTCACCGCCGGACGCGGGAAGGCCGTGCTGGAAGCTGCAGGCATCGCCGTCGTGACCGCGGTCGAGGAGGCCGCGGCGCGCGAACTCAACGCGCCGTTCTTCAAGTTCGTTCGCACACGAATGCCCTACGTGCTCTGCAAGATGGCCGCGAGCCTCGACGGCAAGATCGCCACGGCCTCGGGAGCCAGCAAGTGGATCAGCGGCCCCGAGGCCCGCGCCCTGGTCCAGGAATGGCGGGCGACGTACGCCGGAGTCATGGTCGGCATCGGCACGGTCCTCGCGGACGATCCGGGCCTCCGCTGCCAACTGCCTGGAGCGCACGAAGCGGCCCGGGTGGTGGTCGATCCCCTGGCCGCGACTCCGCTGACCGCACGTCTCTTCGAGGGGGAGGGACCGGTCTTCATCGCGGTTGGTCCCGCCGCTTCCCCCGAGGCCATCCAACGCCTGCGCGAGCGCGGCGCACGCATCGTGATTTGCCCCAAAAGGTCTTCCGCCGGCGAGACGCCAGGGGAGTCCTTGCAGACTTCTGTGGTCAGCGCCGGCGGAGTGCAACCGGAGTCCCCCGGCGGAACTGGAGCGGAGTCCACCGGCGGAGCTTCCGAAAGATCCATCGGCAGGAAGGGGCCTCCGCTAGAGGGGATCGATCTCACAGTTCTCCTGCGAGAATTGTCACATAATGCGGTTTCCAGCCTCTTGTGCGAGGGCGGGGGCGGTCTCAACGCCGCCCTGCTCCGCCAGGGATTGATCGACAAGATCGCGATCTTTCTCGCGCCGCTGCTCCTGGGAGGGGCCCGGGCCCCGACCGTGGTCGACGGCTCCGATCTCGCGGACCTCTCCGCGGCGATTCGCGTGAGCGGCCTGCGGGCGCGGCCGATCGGGGACGACATCCTGCTCGAGGGCGAAATCCAGCAAGCTTAA
- a CDS encoding nucleotidyl transferase AbiEii/AbiGii toxin family protein: protein MISTVNLDVLFHALAAHLDRSEGPAFELVVCGGSALLAHGLISRATRDVDVVALRDGPDLLTAQPLPEEIRLASDRVAADFGLPRDWINGGPTSLLTFGLPEGCLDRVHSKSFGVRLVLHWLARKDLIALKLYALADTGPGRHLSDMAALAPSMEELAWATRWVLTQDDSEGFKTLLAAALRALGVADAFGIIG, encoded by the coding sequence ATGATCTCGACGGTGAACCTCGACGTCCTCTTTCACGCCCTAGCAGCGCATCTCGACCGATCAGAAGGCCCCGCTTTCGAGCTGGTAGTCTGCGGTGGCTCGGCTCTCCTGGCTCATGGGCTCATCTCCCGGGCCACGCGCGACGTCGACGTGGTTGCCCTCCGAGACGGGCCCGATCTCCTGACCGCACAGCCATTGCCAGAGGAGATCAGGTTGGCTTCAGACCGAGTGGCTGCCGACTTTGGCCTTCCGCGTGACTGGATCAACGGCGGCCCGACTTCGTTGCTCACCTTCGGGCTCCCGGAGGGCTGCCTGGACCGCGTGCATTCAAAGTCGTTCGGAGTGCGCCTTGTGTTGCATTGGCTCGCCCGAAAGGACCTGATCGCTCTCAAGCTCTATGCTTTGGCCGACACCGGGCCTGGGCGTCACTTGTCAGACATGGCGGCGCTCGCACCGTCCATGGAAGAACTGGCGTGGGCGACCCGGTGGGTTCTCACGCAAGACGACTCGGAAGGGTTCAAGACGCTGCTCGCAGCGGCCCTTCGAGCGCTGGGGGTGGCAGATGCCTTTGGAATCATTGGCTAA
- a CDS encoding HAMP domain-containing protein, whose amino-acid sequence MGNTRLKLNTRIGADFLVAVAILVAALAVSWFGVESAVREAKEARERLGTVVKVSSQLLLSLEQMENAEFLYLEGDPRTWAKHFDANAAEFGEALSDVRVLVHSAAGEARLTEINTRYRDFLVIDGRLRELVRVGRKGEAARVNIRESLRAAEGLRNEIRALRSQSFDRIQQAQARVEETMRTAEVLMLGAALIGILLGFLFWWRSSRIIVSPLAALGRATRAVAEGRFERLDHPAAPLTHEINELQADFNAMSARLEAMTADQARAKESLEAEVARRTAELEQARARLEAMVAELESVDKLKSDLMSVMSHELLTPVNFVTAYATTLEDGILGPLTDQQRRALRSINEGADRLARMVRNVLDYTRLEGGHGAILPELVQYSGLLRDALDSVAERAGDREIALALDMPEDLPGVWADPARSFKVLEELLDNAIKFCSERGTVTVRAWREGDAVMTEISDTGRGVPATQASSVFRPFYQGDSTSTREHGGMGLGLAIARRLVVAMGGSLMVARSRDGGAAFRFTLPVGEIQGFEHGVIGDRSRS is encoded by the coding sequence GTGGGCAATACGCGGCTGAAACTCAATACGCGCATCGGCGCGGACTTTCTGGTCGCTGTGGCGATACTCGTCGCCGCCCTGGCCGTCTCGTGGTTCGGGGTGGAGTCGGCGGTGCGAGAGGCCAAGGAGGCCCGCGAGCGCCTGGGGACGGTCGTCAAGGTGAGCAGCCAGCTCCTCCTCTCCCTCGAGCAGATGGAAAACGCCGAGTTCCTCTACCTCGAGGGCGATCCGCGCACCTGGGCGAAGCATTTCGACGCGAACGCCGCGGAGTTCGGCGAGGCCCTTTCGGACGTCCGCGTGCTCGTCCACTCGGCGGCCGGCGAGGCCCGCCTGACGGAGATCAACACCCGCTACCGCGATTTCCTGGTGATCGACGGGCGCCTGCGCGAACTCGTGCGCGTGGGCCGGAAGGGCGAGGCGGCGCGCGTCAACATCAGGGAATCGCTGCGCGCGGCCGAGGGATTGCGCAACGAGATCCGGGCCCTGCGCTCCCAGAGCTTCGACCGCATCCAGCAGGCCCAGGCCCGCGTCGAGGAGACCATGCGGACCGCCGAGGTCCTCATGCTCGGCGCGGCCTTGATCGGCATCCTGCTCGGCTTCCTCTTCTGGTGGCGCTCGTCGCGCATCATCGTCTCGCCCCTGGCCGCCCTCGGGCGCGCGACGCGCGCGGTGGCCGAGGGTCGCTTCGAACGCCTCGACCACCCCGCGGCCCCGCTCACGCACGAGATCAACGAGTTGCAGGCGGACTTCAACGCCATGTCGGCCCGCCTGGAAGCCATGACCGCCGACCAGGCCCGCGCCAAGGAGTCGCTCGAAGCCGAGGTGGCCCGCCGGACCGCCGAACTCGAGCAGGCACGCGCCCGGCTAGAGGCCATGGTCGCCGAACTCGAATCGGTCGACAAGCTCAAGTCCGACCTGATGAGCGTGATGAGCCACGAACTCCTCACGCCCGTGAACTTCGTGACCGCCTACGCGACGACCCTCGAGGACGGCATCCTCGGCCCCCTCACCGACCAGCAACGGCGCGCGCTCCGGAGCATCAACGAGGGCGCCGACCGCCTCGCACGCATGGTGCGGAACGTCCTCGACTACACGCGGCTGGAAGGTGGGCATGGGGCCATTCTTCCCGAGCTGGTCCAGTATTCCGGCCTGCTCCGGGACGCCCTGGATAGCGTGGCCGAGCGAGCCGGGGACCGGGAGATCGCTCTCGCTCTGGACATGCCCGAGGACCTGCCGGGCGTCTGGGCCGATCCCGCGCGTTCGTTCAAGGTCCTGGAAGAACTTCTCGACAACGCGATCAAGTTCTGTTCCGAGCGAGGCACCGTGACCGTGAGAGCCTGGCGCGAGGGCGACGCCGTGATGACCGAGATCAGCGACACAGGCAGGGGAGTCCCGGCTACCCAGGCCAGCAGCGTCTTCAGGCCCTTCTACCAGGGGGACTCGACGAGCACCCGCGAGCACGGGGGGATGGGCCTCGGCCTGGCGATCGCCAGGCGCCTGGTGGTCGCGATGGGAGGATCCCTCATGGTCGCCCGCTCGAGAGACGGCGGTGCCGCTTTCCGCTTCACCCTGCCGGTAGGCGAGATTCAGGGCTTCGAGCATGGGGTGATCGGCGACCGCTCCCGGTCCTGA
- a CDS encoding S8 family serine peptidase produces MRGCRPLLLPAMLAAASSVAACQAPITTSAIGISQAAIAADDFRADGVSRREVVVKLSPGARLPAGAKVKRTIRSLDLAILEVPAGKSPEQALSGIARTAGLRYAEVVRRVEFEEPAPEPRQPGANPGDPVIVPGQPGAAPTEPIIGPRLPAPVPDPRQGEQFGLGLVKAPEAWQTTRGDRNTLLAIVDSGIDLTHPELRGQVSAAFNVLTRTADVRDAKGHGTHTSGIAVAAAGNGEGGSGVAPGCGLLAVQISAQGQSGISVDPSRSSDVLAAEGIAWAVDNGAKVVSMSFGFYRRSRPLEDALQYALDRDVVLVASAGNNHARNDHETAPHLPSTYPGVLEVAAVDRDARVAKFSNYGKTVAVAAPGVDVLSSIPGGYAPKSGTSMAAPHVAGVAALIRSQFPGLDRAAVRQRIESSARDLGNPGYDDVFGNGLVDAAAALRI; encoded by the coding sequence ATGAGAGGGTGTCGCCCGCTCCTGCTCCCCGCCATGCTGGCGGCGGCGTCCAGCGTTGCGGCTTGCCAGGCCCCGATCACGACGTCGGCCATCGGCATCTCCCAGGCGGCCATCGCCGCCGACGACTTCCGCGCCGACGGCGTCTCCAGGCGCGAGGTCGTCGTCAAGCTGAGCCCCGGGGCCAGGCTCCCGGCCGGCGCGAAGGTCAAGCGCACCATCCGCTCTCTCGACCTCGCCATCCTGGAGGTGCCGGCCGGCAAGTCGCCCGAGCAAGCCCTCTCCGGCATTGCCCGGACCGCGGGCCTGCGCTACGCCGAAGTGGTCCGTCGCGTGGAGTTCGAGGAGCCGGCTCCCGAGCCGCGCCAGCCCGGTGCCAATCCGGGCGATCCGGTCATCGTGCCTGGCCAGCCCGGTGCGGCGCCGACCGAGCCTATCATCGGGCCGCGCCTGCCCGCCCCGGTGCCCGATCCTCGGCAGGGCGAGCAGTTCGGCCTGGGCCTGGTCAAGGCTCCGGAGGCCTGGCAGACCACCCGCGGCGACCGCAACACGTTGCTGGCCATCGTGGATTCCGGCATCGATCTCACGCATCCCGAGTTGCGCGGCCAGGTCAGCGCGGCGTTCAACGTCCTGACCCGCACGGCCGACGTGCGCGATGCCAAGGGCCATGGCACGCATACCTCCGGCATCGCGGTGGCCGCGGCCGGCAACGGCGAGGGCGGCTCCGGCGTGGCGCCAGGGTGCGGTTTGCTGGCCGTGCAGATCAGCGCCCAGGGCCAATCGGGCATCTCGGTCGACCCCTCGCGGTCTTCCGACGTCCTGGCCGCCGAGGGCATCGCGTGGGCCGTGGACAACGGCGCGAAGGTCGTCTCGATGAGCTTCGGGTTCTACCGCCGGTCCCGGCCCCTCGAGGACGCCCTCCAGTACGCCCTCGACCGCGACGTGGTCCTCGTCGCGTCCGCCGGCAACAATCACGCCCGCAACGACCACGAGACGGCGCCGCACTTGCCCTCGACCTATCCCGGGGTGCTCGAGGTGGCCGCGGTGGATCGCGACGCGCGCGTCGCCAAATTCTCCAACTACGGCAAGACCGTGGCGGTCGCGGCGCCCGGCGTGGACGTCCTCTCATCGATACCGGGCGGCTATGCCCCCAAGAGCGGGACCTCGATGGCGGCTCCGCACGTGGCAGGAGTCGCCGCCCTGATCCGCAGCCAGTTTCCCGGGCTCGATCGCGCAGCCGTCAGGCAGCGCATCGAATCGTCGGCCCGCGATCTTGGGAATCCGGGGTACGACGACGTCTTCGGAAACGGCCTGGTGGACGCGGCGGCCGCCCTGCGGATCTAG
- a CDS encoding zf-TFIIB domain-containing protein gives MNCPVDGETLTMADRQGVEIDYCPKCRGVWLDRGELDKIIERSAREIAAPQPARRQEGDAGYREYPTHYETAHHKRKRHGSFLGELFDFD, from the coding sequence ATGAATTGCCCGGTTGACGGAGAAACGCTGACAATGGCCGACAGGCAGGGAGTCGAGATCGACTACTGCCCGAAATGCCGCGGCGTCTGGCTCGACAGGGGAGAGCTAGACAAGATCATCGAGCGCTCGGCGCGGGAGATCGCAGCCCCGCAACCGGCGCGCCGCCAAGAGGGCGACGCCGGTTACCGCGAGTACCCGACGCACTACGAGACCGCGCACCACAAGCGGAAGCGCCACGGCTCGTTCCTGGGCGAACTCTTCGACTTCGACTAA
- a CDS encoding VCBS repeat-containing protein, whose protein sequence is MRTFFLLLPALALLAACGGAPPQARGGDPLAPGAEIRGKSVTVRVKAEIGVPRPAMLSLQALPPSGGTALVISSFGVFGGADGVRAIRDVGRRLAAGVEPETLATGVVWPNEALVVPTAFGAQPVMVVSSGFLVPGKTGAVTLVALPGGAAPPGKRHVVAQGPAGWFYHRALLRDLDGDGRQDILTARAHKPLVGAARGQLVSFRQPADPMRDSWPERVLAEGPDVHFALADLDADGQEELLATQFFGRRLSLHWPAGGAFAGRTVDSAIGSAFDLAMADLDGDGRAEVLATNHEADAKAAVFAYEVPADPRGGAWRRHTLLEGIETRQSGPNQASPGQALAFRPHRDWSSRKPMVLVAGDGSQRAHLLVAASESPGDWRYREEILLDARATVGTCAVGDVDGDGAVEIFVPAYDRDRIYVLGVSTR, encoded by the coding sequence ATGCGAACTTTTTTCCTGCTCCTTCCCGCGCTTGCCCTCCTGGCCGCCTGCGGCGGCGCGCCGCCCCAGGCCCGCGGCGGTGACCCGCTGGCGCCGGGCGCGGAGATACGGGGGAAGAGCGTCACCGTGCGCGTGAAGGCCGAGATCGGCGTGCCGCGCCCGGCCATGTTGTCGCTCCAGGCATTGCCTCCGTCCGGCGGGACCGCCCTGGTCATCAGCAGCTTCGGGGTCTTCGGCGGCGCCGACGGCGTCCGCGCCATTCGCGACGTCGGGCGCAGGCTCGCCGCGGGCGTCGAGCCGGAAACCCTGGCCACCGGCGTGGTCTGGCCGAACGAAGCGCTTGTCGTCCCGACCGCCTTCGGCGCCCAGCCCGTCATGGTCGTCAGCAGCGGCTTCCTGGTCCCGGGCAAGACCGGCGCGGTCACCCTGGTCGCCCTCCCCGGAGGCGCCGCGCCCCCCGGCAAGCGGCACGTGGTCGCGCAGGGACCGGCCGGCTGGTTCTACCATCGCGCGCTCTTGCGCGACCTGGATGGCGACGGCCGACAGGACATCCTGACCGCCCGCGCGCACAAGCCGCTGGTCGGCGCGGCCCGCGGCCAGCTCGTATCTTTCCGGCAACCCGCCGATCCCATGCGGGATTCCTGGCCGGAGCGCGTGCTGGCCGAAGGGCCGGACGTTCACTTCGCGCTTGCCGACCTCGACGCCGATGGGCAGGAAGAACTCCTGGCCACGCAGTTCTTCGGTCGCCGGCTCTCGCTGCACTGGCCCGCCGGCGGCGCATTCGCCGGGCGCACCGTGGATTCCGCCATCGGGTCCGCCTTCGACCTGGCAATGGCCGATCTGGACGGCGACGGGCGGGCGGAGGTCCTGGCGACCAACCACGAGGCCGATGCGAAGGCCGCGGTCTTCGCCTACGAAGTCCCGGCCGATCCGCGCGGCGGCGCGTGGCGGCGCCATACCTTGCTGGAGGGAATCGAGACGCGGCAGTCCGGGCCCAATCAGGCCTCTCCCGGGCAGGCCCTGGCGTTCCGTCCGCATCGCGACTGGTCCTCGCGCAAGCCCATGGTCCTGGTAGCCGGCGACGGCTCGCAGCGCGCGCACCTCCTCGTGGCGGCTTCGGAATCGCCGGGCGACTGGCGGTACCGGGAAGAGATCCTGCTGGACGCCAGGGCGACCGTAGGCACTTGCGCCGTCGGCGACGTCGATGGCGACGGAGCGGTCGAGATCTTCGTGCCCGCGTACGATCGCGACCGGATCTACGTGCTAGGCGTCTCGACCCGGTAG
- a CDS encoding type II toxin-antitoxin system PemK/MazF family toxin, translated as MIKGEVWWVAFDPSLGGEIKKTRPAVIVSNNAANSALNLVVVVPLTSQTARVYPGEALVTVGGQPAKAMADQIMAASKLRLRSRMDVLSPQDLRSVEDAILLHLGIKR; from the coding sequence TTGATTAAGGGAGAGGTCTGGTGGGTCGCCTTCGATCCTTCCCTGGGCGGGGAAATCAAGAAGACCCGTCCTGCCGTGATCGTCAGCAACAACGCGGCAAACTCGGCCCTCAACCTCGTCGTGGTAGTCCCCTTGACCAGTCAGACGGCAAGGGTCTATCCCGGTGAGGCCTTGGTCACAGTCGGCGGCCAACCGGCAAAGGCCATGGCGGACCAGATCATGGCCGCCTCCAAGCTCAGGCTGCGCAGCCGGATGGACGTGCTCTCACCCCAGGACTTGCGCTCGGTGGAGGACGCCATCCTTCTGCATCTCGGAATCAAGCGGTAG